A DNA window from Methylobacterium sp. NMS14P contains the following coding sequences:
- the glgA gene encoding glycogen synthase GlgA, whose translation MLDARRGGSFAEWSSGEENGVGPVPVPARPASLRRRILYATPEMADFVKTGGLGEVSAALPRALVPHYDIRVLIPGYRQVRAAFPEIPVVARLEGFAGIPACDLGLVEAADGLRIYVLLSPDLYERDGTPYGDQHGDFGDNDLRFARLSLAAADLATGADPDWAADLLHLNDWQAALAPAYLAWRGRRVPSVLTIHNLAYQGLFPRDALPRLGVPDSAFQVDGAEFYGQLSFLKAGIFYASQVTTVSETYAREIQTPELGCGLDGLLRTRAGQGRLAGILNGIDESWDPTTDPHLATRFEIDDWKGKRANTEAVRQQFGLAVSRGPLFAIVSRLVHQKGIDLSLQAAETIVAGGGQLVVIGQGEGRFEQALQGLAKRHPDAVGVHVGFEEAQARRMFAGSDFLLMPSRFEPCGLAQMYAQRFGSLPIARRTGGLADTVEDGVTGFTFADASAASFGAAVRRALEAFGQKKRLNAMRRRAMAARFGWDQAADNYAGLYGRAIGNSVGLRWRAA comes from the coding sequence ATGCTCGATGCGCGCCGTGGTGGTTCCTTCGCCGAGTGGTCGTCCGGCGAGGAGAACGGCGTCGGTCCCGTACCGGTTCCGGCCCGGCCGGCCTCGCTGCGCCGCCGCATCCTCTACGCGACGCCCGAGATGGCGGATTTCGTGAAGACCGGCGGCCTCGGCGAGGTCTCGGCCGCCCTGCCCCGGGCCCTGGTCCCGCACTACGACATCCGCGTCCTGATCCCGGGCTACCGGCAGGTCCGCGCCGCCTTCCCGGAGATCCCGGTCGTCGCCCGCCTCGAGGGGTTCGCCGGCATCCCGGCCTGCGACCTCGGCCTGGTCGAGGCCGCCGACGGCCTGCGCATCTACGTCCTGCTCAGCCCCGACCTCTACGAGCGAGACGGCACGCCCTACGGCGACCAGCACGGCGATTTCGGCGACAACGACCTGCGCTTCGCCCGCCTCAGCCTCGCGGCGGCGGACCTCGCCACCGGCGCCGATCCCGACTGGGCGGCCGACCTCCTGCACCTCAACGACTGGCAGGCGGCCCTGGCCCCGGCCTATCTCGCGTGGCGCGGCCGGCGGGTCCCGAGCGTGCTGACGATCCACAACCTCGCCTACCAGGGCCTGTTCCCCCGGGACGCCCTGCCCCGGCTCGGCGTGCCGGACTCCGCCTTCCAGGTCGACGGCGCCGAGTTCTACGGGCAGCTCTCCTTCCTCAAGGCCGGCATCTTCTACGCCTCGCAGGTCACCACGGTGAGCGAGACCTACGCGCGGGAGATCCAGACGCCGGAGCTGGGCTGCGGCCTCGACGGGCTGCTGCGCACCCGCGCCGGCCAGGGCCGGCTCGCCGGCATCCTCAACGGCATCGACGAGAGCTGGGATCCGACCACCGACCCGCACCTCGCCACGCGGTTCGAGATCGACGACTGGAAGGGCAAGCGCGCCAACACCGAGGCGGTGCGCCAGCAGTTCGGCCTCGCGGTCTCCCGCGGGCCGCTCTTCGCCATCGTGTCGCGCCTCGTGCACCAGAAGGGCATCGACCTGAGCCTGCAGGCGGCCGAGACCATCGTGGCCGGGGGCGGCCAGCTGGTGGTGATCGGCCAGGGCGAGGGCCGGTTCGAGCAGGCGCTGCAGGGGCTCGCCAAGCGCCATCCCGACGCGGTCGGCGTCCATGTCGGCTTCGAGGAGGCGCAGGCCCGGCGGATGTTCGCCGGCAGCGACTTCCTGCTGATGCCCTCGCGCTTCGAGCCCTGCGGCCTCGCCCAGATGTACGCGCAGCGCTTCGGCTCCCTGCCGATCGCGCGGCGGACCGGCGGCCTCGCCGACACGGTCGAGGACGGCGTGACCGGCTTCACCTTCGCGGACGCCTCGGCGGCGTCCTTCGGCGCGGCGGTGCGGCGGGCCCTGGAGGCCTTCGGCCAGAAGAAGCGGCTGAACGCCATGCGGCGGCGGGCCATGGCGGCCCGCTTCGGCTGGGACCAGGCCGCCGACAACTACGCCGGGCTCTACGGCCGGGCGATCGGCAACAGCGTCGGGCTGCGCTGGCGGGCCGCGTAG
- a CDS encoding alpha-amylase family glycosyl hydrolase: MTDTVWWKRGTVYQVYPRSFQDTNGDGVGDLPGITARLDYLAWLGVDAVWISPVYPSPMADFGYDVADYCGIDPLFGTLADFDALVAEAHRRRLKVILDFVPNHSSIAHPWFSESRSSRASPKRDWYIWRDPAPGGGPPNNWLSNFGGPAWTLDAATGQYYYHAFLAEQPDLNWRNPAVRAAMHDVLRFWLERGVDGFRVDVIWHLMKDAGFRDNPANPDYAPGSPEINRFTQVYSADRPEIFDVIAGMRDVLRPYGERVLIGEIYLPVERLVAYYGPDLTGADLPFNFQLIQTPWRADAVADLVAQYEAALPEGGWPNWVLGNHDQPRIAARVGADQARIAAMLLLTLRGTPTLYYGDEIGLGHVPIPPDRARDPWEHNEPGHGRDPERTPMQWDDTPQAGFSTAEPWLPLAADWAACNVESQRSDPGSMLTLHRRLLALRRDHAALAVGGYRAVPLGIAEVFAYERFADGAVLRVLLNFGAASRDLPLPEGAWTVLLSTRPGRGGEQAGLTLALAPAEGVILRRAE; encoded by the coding sequence ATGACCGACACCGTCTGGTGGAAGCGCGGGACCGTCTATCAGGTCTACCCGCGCTCCTTTCAGGACACGAACGGCGACGGGGTCGGCGACCTGCCGGGCATCACGGCGCGGCTGGACTACCTCGCATGGCTGGGGGTCGACGCCGTGTGGATCTCGCCGGTCTACCCCTCGCCCATGGCGGATTTCGGCTACGACGTGGCGGATTACTGCGGGATCGACCCGCTGTTCGGGACGCTGGCCGATTTCGACGCCCTCGTGGCGGAGGCCCACCGGCGCCGGCTGAAGGTGATCCTCGACTTCGTGCCGAACCACTCCTCGATCGCGCATCCCTGGTTCTCCGAGAGCCGGTCGTCGCGCGCGAGCCCGAAGCGGGACTGGTACATCTGGCGCGACCCGGCGCCCGGCGGCGGCCCGCCCAACAACTGGCTGTCGAATTTCGGCGGCCCGGCCTGGACGCTGGATGCGGCCACCGGCCAGTACTACTACCACGCCTTCCTGGCCGAGCAGCCGGACCTGAACTGGCGCAACCCCGCCGTGCGGGCGGCCATGCACGACGTGCTCCGCTTCTGGCTGGAGCGCGGGGTCGACGGGTTCCGGGTCGACGTGATCTGGCACCTGATGAAGGATGCGGGTTTCCGCGACAACCCGGCCAATCCCGACTACGCGCCGGGCTCGCCCGAGATCAACCGCTTCACCCAGGTCTACTCCGCCGACCGGCCCGAGATCTTCGACGTGATCGCCGGGATGCGGGATGTGCTGCGCCCGTACGGCGAGCGGGTGCTGATCGGAGAGATCTACCTGCCGGTGGAGCGGCTGGTCGCCTATTACGGCCCGGACCTCACCGGGGCCGACCTGCCGTTCAATTTCCAGCTGATCCAGACCCCGTGGCGGGCCGACGCGGTGGCCGACCTCGTGGCGCAGTACGAGGCGGCCCTGCCCGAGGGCGGCTGGCCGAACTGGGTGCTGGGCAACCACGACCAGCCGCGCATCGCCGCCCGCGTCGGGGCCGATCAGGCCCGCATCGCCGCGATGCTGCTGCTGACCCTGCGGGGCACGCCGACCCTCTACTACGGCGACGAGATCGGGCTCGGCCACGTGCCGATTCCCCCGGACCGCGCCCGGGATCCCTGGGAGCACAACGAGCCCGGGCACGGCCGCGACCCGGAGCGCACGCCGATGCAGTGGGACGACACGCCCCAGGCCGGCTTCTCCACGGCCGAGCCCTGGCTGCCGCTGGCGGCGGATTGGGCGGCCTGCAACGTCGAGAGCCAGCGCTCGGATCCGGGCTCGATGCTCACCCTGCACCGGCGGCTGCTCGCCCTGCGCCGCGACCACGCGGCGCTCGCCGTGGGCGGCTACCGGGCGGTGCCGCTGGGGATCGCCGAGGTGTTCGCCTACGAGCGCTTCGCCGACGGGGCCGTCCTGCGCGTGCTGCTGAATTTCGGCGCGGCGTCGCGGGACCTGCCGCTGCCCGAGGGGGCCTGGACCGTGCTGCTCTCGACCCGTCCGGGGCGCGGGGGCGAGCAGGCCGGCCTCACCCTGGCGCTGGCGCCCGCCGAGGGGGTGATCCTGCGCCGCGCGGAGTGA
- a CDS encoding glycogen/starch/alpha-glucan phosphorylase, giving the protein MLNDVLTRPVPQDVARDERAAEAPASAPWTAPVLSGSGDAVVDLREAIRAKLTFALGRTPETARPRDWFAATALALRERVVAAGLASERSVPNKRVYYLSLEFLIGRLMSDALNNLGLTETTRSALRELGIDLDAVQDAEPDAALGNGGLGRLAACFMESMASIGIPAMGYGIRYDHGLFRQSFEDGWQREAPETWLAEGNPWEFARPEATYAIGFGGTVTLSSPEEGVIRRHWQPAETVRAVAHDVPVVGWRGRHVNGLRLWKAEAGEPVDLARFNGGDHVGAVAARMRAEAISRVLYPSDSSAEGQELRLRQEYFFTAASIQDLVARHVAERGDVRSLPDHAAIQLNDTHPAIAVPELMRVLLDVYGLSWEDAWHVTTHTLHYTNHTLLPEALETWPVELMERLLPRHMQIIYLINWMHLEEQAKHGRQDAAYLASISLIDESHGRRVRMGHLAFHGARRVNGVSALHTDLMRSTVFSDLHALDPDKIVNKTNGITFRRWFHNANPGLTRLAVETVGAGVLDNPELLRGLEAHAEDPAFVARYAAVRRERKEALAALIAERTGIDVDPAALFDIQVKRIHEYKRQLLNVVETVALYQAIKAEPHRDWTPRVKIFAGKAAPSYVQAKLIIKLACDVAKAVNDDPEVADRLKVVFLPNYSVSLAESIIPAADLSEQISTAGMEASGTGNMKFALNGALTVGTLDGANIEIRDHVGADNIFIFGLEADGVRARQAEPDYAARAIQASPRLAAALDMIASGRFSPEEPGRFRPLTDDLRRRDQYLLTADFDDYWRVQRSIDAAWRDPRGWWAKAIRNTARMAWFSSDRAMREYAEEIWRVRLG; this is encoded by the coding sequence GTGTTGAACGATGTTCTGACCCGGCCTGTGCCACAAGATGTCGCGCGCGACGAGCGCGCCGCCGAGGCGCCCGCCTCGGCCCCCTGGACCGCCCCGGTGCTGTCCGGCAGCGGCGACGCGGTGGTGGACCTGCGCGAGGCGATCCGCGCCAAGCTGACCTTCGCGCTGGGCCGCACGCCCGAGACCGCCCGCCCGCGCGACTGGTTCGCCGCGACCGCGCTGGCCCTGCGCGAGCGGGTCGTGGCCGCCGGGCTGGCCTCGGAGCGCAGCGTGCCGAACAAGCGCGTCTACTACCTGTCGCTGGAATTCCTGATCGGCCGGCTGATGTCGGACGCCCTGAACAATCTCGGCCTCACCGAGACGACCCGCAGCGCGCTGCGGGAACTCGGGATCGACCTCGACGCCGTGCAGGATGCCGAGCCCGACGCGGCTCTGGGCAACGGCGGCCTCGGGCGGCTCGCCGCCTGCTTCATGGAGAGCATGGCCAGCATCGGCATCCCGGCCATGGGCTACGGGATCCGCTACGACCACGGCCTGTTCCGCCAGTCCTTCGAGGACGGCTGGCAGCGCGAGGCGCCGGAGACCTGGCTGGCCGAGGGCAACCCCTGGGAATTCGCCCGGCCCGAGGCGACCTACGCGATCGGCTTCGGCGGCACCGTCACGCTGTCCTCGCCGGAGGAGGGGGTGATCCGGCGCCACTGGCAGCCGGCCGAGACCGTGCGGGCGGTGGCCCACGACGTGCCGGTGGTCGGCTGGCGCGGCCGCCACGTCAACGGCCTGCGCCTGTGGAAGGCCGAGGCCGGCGAGCCCGTCGACCTCGCCCGCTTCAACGGCGGCGACCATGTCGGCGCGGTCGCGGCGCGGATGCGCGCCGAGGCGATCTCGCGGGTGCTCTACCCGAGCGATTCCTCGGCCGAGGGCCAGGAGCTGCGCCTGCGCCAGGAATACTTCTTCACCGCGGCCTCGATCCAGGACCTCGTCGCCCGCCACGTGGCCGAGCGCGGCGACGTCCGGTCCCTGCCCGACCACGCCGCGATCCAGCTCAACGACACGCACCCGGCGATCGCGGTGCCGGAGCTGATGCGCGTCCTGCTCGACGTCTACGGCCTCTCCTGGGAGGATGCGTGGCACGTCACCACCCACACCCTGCACTACACGAACCACACCCTCCTGCCCGAGGCCCTGGAGACCTGGCCGGTGGAGCTGATGGAGCGGCTGCTGCCGCGCCACATGCAGATCATCTACCTGATCAACTGGATGCACCTGGAGGAGCAGGCCAAGCACGGCCGTCAGGACGCCGCCTACCTGGCCTCGATCTCGCTGATCGACGAGTCGCACGGGCGGCGGGTGCGGATGGGGCACCTCGCCTTCCACGGCGCCCGGCGGGTCAACGGCGTCTCGGCCCTGCACACCGACCTGATGCGCTCCACGGTCTTCTCCGACCTGCACGCGCTGGATCCGGACAAGATCGTCAACAAGACCAACGGCATCACCTTCCGCCGCTGGTTCCACAACGCCAATCCCGGCCTCACCCGGCTCGCCGTGGAGACGGTGGGCGCCGGCGTGCTCGACAATCCCGAGCTGCTCCGGGGCCTGGAGGCCCACGCGGAGGATCCGGCCTTCGTGGCGCGCTACGCGGCCGTGCGCCGGGAGCGCAAGGAGGCCCTGGCGGCGCTGATCGCCGAGCGCACCGGCATCGACGTCGATCCGGCCGCGCTGTTCGACATCCAGGTCAAGCGCATCCACGAGTACAAGCGCCAGCTCCTCAACGTGGTCGAGACCGTGGCGCTCTACCAGGCGATCAAGGCCGAGCCGCACCGGGACTGGACGCCCCGGGTGAAGATCTTCGCCGGCAAGGCGGCGCCGAGCTACGTCCAGGCCAAGCTGATCATCAAGCTCGCCTGCGACGTCGCCAAGGCGGTGAACGACGATCCCGAGGTCGCGGACCGGCTGAAGGTGGTGTTCCTGCCGAACTACTCGGTGAGCCTCGCCGAGTCGATCATCCCGGCCGCCGACCTGTCGGAGCAGATCTCCACCGCCGGCATGGAGGCCTCGGGCACCGGCAACATGAAGTTCGCCCTCAACGGCGCGCTCACGGTGGGCACCCTCGACGGCGCCAACATCGAGATCCGCGACCATGTCGGGGCGGACAACATCTTCATCTTCGGCCTGGAGGCCGACGGGGTCCGCGCCCGGCAGGCCGAGCCGGACTACGCGGCCCGGGCGATCCAGGCCTCGCCGCGGCTGGCGGCGGCGCTCGACATGATCGCCTCAGGGCGGTTCTCGCCGGAGGAGCCGGGCCGGTTCCGGCCGCTCACCGACGACCTGCGCCGGCGCGACCAGTACCTGCTCACCGCCGACTTCGACGATTACTGGCGGGTGCAGCGGTCGATCGACGCCGCGTGGCGCGATCCCCGCGGCTGGTGGGCCAAGGCGATCCGCAACACCGCCCGCATGGCGTGGTTCTCCTCCGACCGGGCGATGCGCGAGTACGCCGAGGAGATCTGGCGGGTCCGCCTGGGCTGA